A stretch of the Snodgrassella alvi genome encodes the following:
- a CDS encoding ESPR-type extended signal peptide-containing protein produces MNKIYRAIWNESTQTWVAASELAKSKTKANTVSCQMPVVSTVLSKFGSKVFKIGLIASIVNMTLGMPIAYAAGRAAIIGGDPGRGSDNRTGSYLNTSSINAVQIMGDNSDFCGYDRVAGRDINGAQRNQGPSGLPAISAMEEYLRFAQNYTVTGTRGAVNGRTLNPYGTTNHVENWGGQGWTTDPTNGSNGLPYNPPKPPISGYMDQYATGGYQNGLGSAFGVNSFVMGCGSYASGNHSLSFGTGAFNTGGGAQAVGNFALAGGRASNAIGISSQATGVSSVALGSVANSDGVGSVALGLMSQASIDGAVAVGVKSQASGDSSVAIGNDTIATGKQGISIGNGNVVYGEQSIAIGGSTTPTAYKKDDGTEASGPDGYTFINANNTLSLGNSNKSTSPNNDITAANTAIFGNQNTIINAIYDVHVIGSGNTVGSTDSSGIGATIIGNNASVTTDNGLALGNNTIVNGTGAIAVGTNAKAMADGSVALGSDSIANTAGNVSGYNPDTNVAATDPSLSTSTWKSTTGAVAVGNSAKNITRQITDLAAGTLDTDAVNVAQLKSLYSSISGSASSLSTAIDANVSVVKTKINSASISTSDVITNLNQNITKASGDADDKLAQINTDISSLSTSTSSSIGALQTSALVFKNGVYNVGSDDGRETKKITNLTDARLTDDSTDMVNGGQLFSTNSSLSSISTAIYTNISNLNEGTSNLVSVVNTSVSTIDSNINSFTTTTDKGIKDLRAAILKWNGSDAFDAGNEKKITNVEAGSIDSADSTDAVTGAQLRATNMKLNKLDSDIQDSLTDNNLKIDKFVTDTNIALSSSNKSLDGLSTSISTGLSQITRNALLYDATTGAFVEDKNKTPQKISNAAEGDVIADSDDAITGGQLYTVNSNLASLSVSASTGWLNISGKRSSLTTDTANSLTNLSTAITNNLNSLTTSANSSLSTLSNYLQILSDSASTAISGLQESTILRGEDGYFHATHDGTAQKITGVAPGDISSPNSTDMVNGGQLFSTNTAITNLSSTVNTQFGSLSVSASLSVGQSLDKLSTSLATTGSKVAALQEDALQWNDDDAAYSASHGDADTKITHVSAGDITSATSTDAVVGSQYYDLNTSIDARVSTLTTSALSTVGEINSSISSLQQQMLQYTDGKYNAKRVEKEQKITGVADAALNSASTDAINAKQLYTTNSTLDTVSTTISSGLSTLAGNINQTAVNTLQSGMVLVNGLNSSISTLKNNALLWNETDKAFSATHDIDGNTKITNVANGYVAAGSTDAINAGQIFSFSTSASTGIQSLSTGLNGLSVQKIKELSSSIQAGVTGTNNKIATLKQNVLLWNADAYDASHGSSRGKITHVADGNLQSNSTDAVTMGQLYTTSTSISTLNTDVVTKPAELSSKLDVAMAATNTSLNNTISGSISSLSDKINTDIGTANSNINALKQTVLQWNGSSYDASHGQVGGKNKIINAAQGNVNDKSSDAVIGDQLSMTNTKISGLTSDLTSQLQSLSGSLSGSLASVSTTMDRSLSSGLNTFASTIDTSLVPVNASLSTIKQNALQWNGSAYDAGGTQGIKRKIINVDKADLQAKSSDAVIGAQLFSTNSQISALSSSFDNKVSDFTSATSSSLNSLSTALENSSFSGLESLSTTTEQRLQGINGKLPALLQNALQWKNGAYDASHGVVNGKNRITNAADGSLVKGSKDAITGNQLYNTNSAINDLANEVKSGIGNLSSALSTISDKNISTLTGLLAQTNTKVSSLSTAAGTQLGVINNGVSDLQKDALQWKRLDDSGAGAYDASHGIANAKNTLTHVFSGNVKEGSSDAIIGAQLYSTNNSISVLNNKLADVSGSMQAGISSLSTSLDQVTGSNLAKLTQSRSTIENNITSLSSSISSALSTADGSLGTLKTNALQWKDGAYDASRNDKNSRITNVAKADIYDGSTDAITAGQLYSTENSFDTLNSDINKRFESFSTTLSSLVDIGISSLSAGITGINTGVSTLQQNALQWDASISAYDAGSATGARAKITQVAAGQVGESSSDAVIGAQLYSLSTVSDANLTSSSNLMSSSLSTIQSSLTGISDKYFTQLSSLSDSILSSTINLSGASANSLSTLSDTLSNSITSLSNSTNTGLNSLTADAANSLSSLSTVAESGISSLSQSISTSAGTLITSLSTVNHDAGSLKQNALQWNDYAAAYNADHGTGTAQKITNVSTGLIASGSNDAVNGAQLYSLSTSMENTANTAFTGLSDALVSSISTVDSNLQSFSDTTTSNLSRLDTNLRTATARVTTLQANTLQWNGSVYDAGKNGTPQRITNVSGAASVAANSTDVINGGQLFSLSSSTSTGLSSLASNLSEMSKNQLGSLSTVVTNSLSSITNNIDSLSTGLSSTTNNVAALQRDALQWNSAKGAYSADHGTNTAQLITSVAAGSIAADSTDAVNGAQMYNLSTSTTASVNTLNQSLSSTNVALNTLSTAYGTSLSTLTTGLSSTKDALNQLSDTTTNSITGINNSLSSLTSTTSSNLQILDKGLQAANASVSSLQANALLWNAGKGVYDASRNGEAKVLSGIGAGAVSVGSTEAINGGQFYSLSTVTAAGLNSTNSNLSTLSSSTSSALAGLTGSLSSINQSMNNLQTTALQWNGSFYDAGRDGSAQRITNISAGRLAADSTDAVNGSQLYTLSNSTSTGLSSLSTNLNEVTKNQLGSLSTIVTNSLSTVTENVSSLSTGLRETNTNVAALQQNALQWNSTSNAYDAIRSNRAQRLTGIIGGDISLTSTDAINGAQMYSLSTLTQAGLSSSSTGLSSLSNASSAALTTVNDRVDTLTSTTQLGLASASTGLTSLSSSTSTGLTSLTSSLSSTNQNLTTLQQNALQWNGSAYDAGRNGAPQLITNVAAGRVSVDSTDVVNGGQLFSLSSSTSTGLSSLSTNLNEVTKNQLGSLSTIVNDSLSTVTKNVSSLSTGLIETNSNVTALQQNALLRNRISGNFDASREGKDQRLTGIAAGDINITSSDAINGTQMYSLSTLTQAGLSSTSTGLSSLSSASSAALTTVNDRVDTLTSTTQLGLASASTGLTSLSSSTSTGLTSLASSLSSTNQNLTTLQQNALQWNSTLGAYDAGHGSGTAQRITNVAAGSVTVDSTDAVNGSQLYALSGSTSTGLSSLSTVVSSTVISGINSISSSMSTGYESLSRSMSTTSDSLNKLTSSTSTALSSLSTSYDLTQKDVKQLKDKSLQWDEDKGGFDAGKTNSLTRAATYGKVINLADGSVDQGSHDAINGGQLYLLKNDVTSLSTGTSTSLSSLNSALSELSTGNIITNITNLTQNALLWNGSAYDASHGSATAQHITNVADGNMAKGSLDAINAGQLWAVRQDYNNLSTMVNSLPTSNVSDDSLNSLSTSVSTIVASQIASIASALGTSRNSAGSINPPKYDISTPTGGNVSADNVADALQNLENYGTKYVKINSAKAGSIAQGANSIAVGGAAMASGTSAIAIGDSASAPAANGVALGSNAQVKQTGGIALGAGSVASVAAGQEGYIPVTATSQQAAAIRATRSTEGAVSVGDASKGVYRQITGVAAGTADTDAVNVAQLKGVDNQVTRVNEYVNQLNDNIHHVERRAYSGTAMAMALSGAYLPSLSSGEQTVGIGVGAYRSYGAVGVNYKAASKNGKVTWGAGVSTTGKEVAFNSVLGFKW; encoded by the coding sequence TTGAATAAAATATATCGTGCGATATGGAACGAATCCACTCAAACTTGGGTGGCTGCTTCTGAGCTAGCTAAAAGCAAAACCAAAGCGAATACAGTTTCCTGTCAGATGCCTGTTGTATCTACAGTACTAAGTAAGTTTGGTTCTAAAGTATTTAAAATCGGATTAATTGCTTCAATCGTGAATATGACTTTAGGGATGCCTATTGCATATGCTGCTGGTCGTGCAGCAATAATAGGTGGAGATCCGGGTCGAGGTTCTGATAATAGAACAGGTAGTTACCTTAACACATCAAGCATCAATGCAGTTCAGATAATGGGAGATAATAGTGATTTTTGTGGTTATGATAGGGTTGCAGGACGAGATATAAACGGTGCTCAGCGTAATCAAGGCCCCTCAGGGCTTCCTGCTATTTCAGCAATGGAAGAATATTTGCGGTTTGCTCAAAATTATACAGTAACCGGTACCAGAGGAGCTGTTAATGGTAGAACCCTCAATCCATATGGTACAACTAACCATGTTGAAAATTGGGGTGGCCAAGGATGGACAACTGACCCCACTAATGGTTCAAATGGGTTGCCTTACAATCCTCCCAAACCTCCTATATCAGGTTATATGGATCAATATGCTACAGGGGGATATCAAAATGGTTTAGGGAGTGCCTTTGGTGTAAATTCATTTGTTATGGGATGTGGTTCCTATGCTTCTGGTAATCATTCATTATCATTCGGGACTGGTGCGTTTAATACTGGCGGCGGGGCACAGGCTGTAGGTAATTTTGCTTTGGCTGGTGGACGAGCTTCCAATGCGATTGGTATCTCATCGCAAGCTACTGGAGTTTCTAGCGTAGCTTTAGGTTCCGTTGCTAATTCAGATGGCGTAGGAAGTGTGGCACTTGGTTTGATGTCACAGGCTTCTATAGATGGAGCAGTTGCTGTTGGGGTGAAATCTCAGGCAAGTGGCGACTCTTCAGTGGCCATCGGTAATGACACTATTGCTACTGGTAAACAAGGTATTAGCATTGGTAATGGTAATGTGGTTTATGGAGAACAATCCATTGCCATAGGTGGCTCTACCACACCTACTGCATACAAAAAAGATGATGGAACGGAAGCATCTGGTCCGGATGGCTATACCTTTATTAATGCAAACAATACTTTATCTTTGGGTAATAGTAATAAAAGTACAAGCCCAAATAACGATATTACTGCAGCCAATACGGCTATATTTGGTAACCAAAACACCATTATCAATGCTATTTATGATGTTCATGTAATTGGTAGTGGCAATACAGTTGGTAGCACTGATAGCAGCGGTATTGGAGCAACCATAATCGGTAACAATGCTTCTGTTACCACAGATAATGGCTTGGCACTCGGTAACAATACTATTGTGAATGGTACTGGCGCCATTGCTGTAGGTACAAATGCCAAAGCTATGGCAGATGGTTCCGTAGCTTTGGGATCGGATTCAATAGCTAATACAGCTGGTAATGTTTCTGGCTATAATCCAGATACCAATGTGGCTGCTACTGATCCTTCCCTTAGTACGTCCACATGGAAAAGCACTACCGGGGCGGTAGCAGTAGGTAACTCTGCTAAGAATATTACCCGTCAAATTACGGATTTGGCTGCTGGTACGCTGGATACTGATGCTGTCAATGTGGCGCAGCTAAAGAGTTTGTATTCATCTATCTCTGGCAGTGCATCCAGTCTTTCAACAGCGATAGATGCCAATGTATCTGTGGTAAAAACTAAGATTAATAGTGCTTCTATTTCAACATCTGATGTTATAACTAATCTTAATCAAAATATTACAAAGGCTTCTGGCGATGCTGATGATAAATTAGCACAAATAAATACCGATATTTCTTCTTTAAGTACCTCTACATCTAGCTCTATTGGTGCATTACAAACCAGTGCTTTGGTATTTAAAAATGGTGTTTATAATGTCGGTTCGGACGATGGCAGAGAAACTAAAAAAATAACAAATCTGACAGATGCTCGTCTTACTGACGACTCCACTGATATGGTTAATGGTGGCCAGTTATTCAGTACCAATTCTTCGCTGAGTTCTATCTCTACTGCTATTTATACTAATATCAGTAACCTTAACGAAGGTACTTCTAATTTAGTATCTGTCGTTAATACATCGGTATCAACAATTGATAGCAATATTAATAGCTTTACTACAACTACTGATAAAGGTATAAAAGATTTACGTGCAGCCATACTCAAATGGAATGGTTCGGATGCATTTGATGCGGGTAATGAAAAGAAAATAACGAATGTAGAAGCAGGTAGTATTGACAGCGCAGATTCTACTGATGCTGTAACGGGTGCACAGCTGCGTGCCACCAATATGAAGCTTAATAAGCTGGATAGTGATATTCAGGATAGCCTTACAGACAACAATCTTAAAATTGATAAATTTGTAACCGATACAAATATAGCGTTATCAAGTTCGAATAAGTCATTAGATGGTCTGTCTACTTCAATTTCGACTGGATTAAGCCAGATTACACGGAATGCTCTTTTATATGATGCCACTACAGGGGCATTTGTTGAAGATAAAAACAAGACGCCGCAAAAAATCTCAAATGCTGCAGAAGGTGATGTTATTGCGGATTCTGATGATGCAATTACAGGTGGCCAGTTATACACTGTAAACTCCAATCTAGCGAGTCTTTCTGTATCTGCTTCCACTGGCTGGCTCAATATAAGTGGTAAACGCAGCAGCTTGACAACAGACACTGCCAATAGTCTTACTAATCTTTCAACTGCAATAACAAATAACTTAAACAGTTTAACAACTTCGGCTAATTCTAGTCTGAGCACATTAAGTAATTATTTACAAATATTGTCAGATTCTGCATCTACTGCTATCAGCGGTTTGCAGGAAAGTACCATATTGCGTGGTGAAGACGGCTATTTTCATGCCACTCATGATGGTACAGCGCAAAAAATCACCGGTGTTGCACCTGGTGATATAAGCAGTCCTAATTCAACAGATATGGTTAATGGTGGCCAGTTATTCAGTACCAATACTGCAATCACTAATTTATCTAGTACTGTAAATACGCAATTTGGTAGTTTGTCTGTTTCGGCTTCTCTGTCAGTCGGCCAGAGTCTTGATAAGTTGTCTACGAGCCTGGCTACAACTGGCAGTAAAGTTGCTGCATTGCAAGAAGATGCTTTGCAATGGAACGATGATGACGCAGCATATAGTGCCAGTCATGGTGATGCAGATACAAAAATTACACATGTCAGTGCAGGTGACATTACCAGTGCAACTTCAACTGATGCAGTTGTCGGCAGCCAGTATTATGATTTGAATACTTCAATAGATGCACGAGTAAGTACGCTGACCACATCAGCTTTAAGTACTGTGGGAGAAATTAATAGCAGTATTTCCTCTTTGCAACAACAAATGCTCCAGTATACAGATGGTAAATATAATGCTAAAAGAGTAGAAAAAGAGCAGAAAATTACAGGTGTTGCTGATGCTGCTTTAAATAGTGCTTCAACCGATGCTATTAATGCTAAGCAGTTATATACTACCAATTCAACCTTGGATACAGTTTCAACCACTATTTCCAGCGGTTTATCCACCTTGGCTGGTAATATAAATCAGACAGCAGTAAATACTCTGCAAAGTGGCATGGTTCTGGTTAATGGACTGAATTCAAGTATCAGTACTTTGAAGAATAATGCTCTGCTGTGGAATGAAACTGATAAGGCATTTAGTGCTACTCATGATATTGACGGTAATACTAAAATTACTAATGTGGCCAATGGTTATGTAGCAGCTGGTTCTACAGATGCAATCAATGCCGGCCAGATTTTTTCGTTTTCTACATCTGCTTCCACAGGAATACAATCTTTAAGCACTGGATTGAATGGGTTATCAGTACAAAAAATCAAAGAATTATCTAGTTCTATTCAGGCCGGTGTCACTGGAACTAATAATAAAATTGCAACGTTAAAGCAGAATGTTCTGCTCTGGAATGCTGATGCATATGATGCTAGCCATGGCAGCAGTAGAGGTAAAATTACACATGTAGCTGATGGCAATTTGCAATCTAATTCAACTGATGCTGTAACCATGGGGCAGTTATACACCACCAGCACTAGTATCAGTACATTGAATACTGATGTGGTGACAAAACCAGCTGAGTTATCCTCAAAATTAGATGTTGCTATGGCTGCTACTAATACCAGTCTGAATAATACTATTTCAGGTAGTATCAGCAGCCTGTCAGATAAAATTAATACCGATATTGGCACAGCCAATTCCAATATTAATGCACTAAAACAGACTGTATTGCAATGGAATGGTAGTTCTTATGATGCCAGCCATGGCCAAGTTGGCGGTAAAAATAAAATTATTAACGCTGCACAAGGCAATGTGAATGATAAATCATCCGATGCGGTAATTGGTGACCAGTTGTCAATGACAAATACCAAAATCTCTGGGCTGACTTCAGATTTAACGTCGCAGCTTCAGAGTTTGTCTGGTTCTTTATCTGGAAGTCTGGCTAGTGTTTCAACCACCATGGATAGGTCACTTTCTAGTGGTTTGAATACTTTTGCCTCAACCATTGATACCAGTTTGGTTCCTGTAAATGCTAGTCTAAGTACTATTAAACAGAATGCATTGCAATGGAATGGCAGCGCTTATGATGCCGGTGGTACTCAAGGTATAAAACGAAAGATTATAAATGTGGATAAAGCTGATTTACAGGCTAAGTCCAGTGATGCGGTAATTGGTGCTCAGTTGTTTAGCACTAACAGTCAGATTAGTGCATTATCTTCTTCGTTTGATAACAAAGTATCGGATTTTACAAGTGCAACTTCTAGTAGTCTAAATAGTCTATCTACAGCATTAGAGAATTCTTCTTTTTCTGGACTAGAAAGCCTTTCTACTACAACAGAGCAACGCCTTCAAGGAATTAACGGCAAACTCCCTGCCCTTCTGCAGAATGCATTGCAATGGAAAAATGGAGCATATGATGCCAGTCATGGTGTAGTAAATGGTAAAAACCGGATCACCAATGCTGCAGATGGATCTTTAGTTAAGGGCTCAAAAGATGCGATTACAGGTAATCAGCTGTATAACACCAATTCTGCCATCAATGATCTGGCTAATGAGGTCAAAAGTGGCATTGGAAATTTATCCAGTGCTCTGAGTACCATATCTGATAAAAATATCTCTACTTTAACTGGGTTGCTTGCTCAGACAAATACCAAAGTTAGTAGTCTTTCTACAGCAGCAGGAACACAATTAGGTGTGATTAATAATGGTGTATCTGATTTGCAGAAAGACGCTTTACAATGGAAGCGTTTAGATGATTCAGGTGCAGGAGCATATGATGCCAGCCATGGCATTGCAAATGCTAAAAATACACTGACACATGTATTTTCAGGTAATGTGAAAGAGGGATCGTCTGATGCGATAATCGGTGCACAGCTATATAGTACAAACAACAGTATTTCTGTTTTAAACAATAAATTAGCCGATGTATCGGGCAGTATGCAAGCCGGTATCAGTAGTTTATCAACTTCTTTGGATCAGGTAACCGGTTCTAATTTGGCCAAACTGACTCAAAGCAGAAGTACTATTGAAAACAATATAACTAGCCTGTCTTCAAGTATTTCTTCAGCTTTAAGTACGGCCGACGGAAGTTTGGGTACTCTCAAAACGAATGCCTTGCAGTGGAAAGACGGAGCCTACGATGCAAGTCGTAATGATAAAAATAGCCGTATAACCAATGTTGCTAAAGCTGATATTTATGATGGTTCAACAGATGCCATCACTGCAGGACAGCTGTATAGTACCGAAAATAGTTTTGACACTTTGAACAGTGATATTAATAAGCGTTTTGAAAGTTTTTCAACGACTTTAAGCAGCCTTGTTGATATTGGTATAAGCAGTCTGTCAGCAGGTATAACGGGTATTAATACCGGAGTAAGCACATTGCAGCAGAATGCGTTACAATGGGATGCGAGTATTAGTGCTTATGATGCCGGTTCTGCAACTGGTGCCAGAGCTAAAATTACTCAGGTTGCCGCCGGTCAGGTAGGAGAAAGCTCGTCAGATGCTGTTATTGGTGCACAGCTGTACAGCCTGTCCACGGTGTCTGATGCAAATCTGACCAGTTCCTCCAATTTAATGTCTTCCAGCTTAAGTACAATACAATCTTCATTAACGGGTATTTCTGATAAATACTTTACCCAACTCAGTTCTTTGTCAGACAGTATTCTAAGCAGTACTATTAATCTGTCAGGAGCATCTGCAAATAGCTTATCAACTCTTTCTGATACTCTGTCCAATAGTATTACCAGTTTATCCAACAGCACGAATACTGGCCTGAATAGCCTGACTGCTGATGCCGCAAACAGCCTGAGTAGTCTATCCACGGTGGCTGAATCTGGTATAAGTAGCCTGTCGCAAAGTATTTCAACTTCAGCAGGCACTCTGATAACTTCTCTGTCTACAGTTAATCATGATGCAGGCTCATTGAAACAAAATGCACTTCAATGGAATGATTATGCAGCTGCGTATAATGCTGATCATGGAACGGGTACTGCTCAAAAAATTACAAATGTGTCTACTGGTTTGATAGCATCAGGTTCAAACGATGCTGTGAATGGTGCCCAGTTGTACAGCTTGTCTACCAGTATGGAAAACACAGCTAATACAGCGTTCACCGGTTTATCAGATGCACTGGTTAGCAGTATTTCCACTGTTGATAGTAATTTGCAGAGCTTTTCTGACACTACAACTAGCAATTTGAGCAGATTGGATACCAATCTGCGTACAGCCACAGCTCGTGTAACTACCTTGCAGGCTAATACCTTGCAGTGGAATGGTAGTGTTTATGATGCCGGCAAAAATGGCACTCCACAGCGTATTACCAATGTTAGCGGTGCTGCTAGTGTGGCTGCAAATTCCACTGATGTGATTAATGGTGGTCAATTGTTTAGTCTTTCTAGTTCTACTTCAACTGGTTTAAGTAGTCTTGCAAGTAACCTGAGTGAGATGAGCAAGAATCAGCTAGGCAGTCTGTCTACCGTCGTTACTAACAGCCTCAGTAGTATCACCAACAATATAGATAGTCTTTCTACTGGCTTGAGTTCTACTACCAACAATGTTGCTGCATTGCAAAGAGATGCGCTGCAATGGAACAGCGCTAAAGGAGCTTATAGTGCGGATCACGGTACCAATACAGCTCAGCTGATTACCAGTGTAGCTGCAGGTTCCATAGCTGCAGATTCTACAGATGCTGTAAACGGTGCTCAGATGTATAACTTGTCCACCAGTACAACAGCCAGTGTCAATACTTTGAATCAAAGTCTGAGCTCTACTAATGTAGCGTTAAATACACTGTCTACTGCCTATGGCACTAGTCTGAGTACACTTACAACAGGCCTGAGTAGCACTAAAGATGCGCTGAATCAGTTGTCCGATACAACGACAAACAGCATTACTGGCATCAACAACAGTCTAAGCAGCCTAACCAGTACGACTTCTTCCAATCTACAGATTTTGGATAAAGGATTACAGGCAGCTAATGCTAGTGTATCTTCACTGCAGGCCAATGCGCTGCTGTGGAATGCAGGCAAGGGTGTGTATGATGCTAGTCGAAATGGAGAAGCTAAAGTACTGAGTGGCATCGGTGCAGGTGCAGTAAGTGTTGGCTCTACCGAAGCTATTAACGGCGGACAATTCTATAGTTTGTCTACGGTAACTGCGGCAGGCTTGAACAGTACCAATAGCAATCTGAGCACGCTGAGTAGTAGTACATCATCAGCTCTAGCTGGTTTGACGGGCAGCCTAAGCAGTATCAATCAGAGCATGAATAACCTGCAGACAACTGCTTTACAATGGAATGGTAGTTTTTATGATGCTGGTCGTGACGGTTCTGCACAGCGCATTACCAATATTAGTGCCGGACGTCTTGCTGCAGACTCTACCGATGCAGTAAATGGAAGCCAGCTGTATACATTATCTAACTCCACCTCAACCGGACTAAGCAGCTTGTCTACTAATCTGAATGAGGTGACAAAAAATCAGCTGGGTAGTCTGTCTACTATAGTGACAAACAGTCTCAGTACGGTAACGGAAAATGTAAGCAGCCTGTCTACAGGTCTGAGAGAAACCAATACTAATGTAGCAGCCTTGCAGCAAAATGCATTACAGTGGAATAGTACTAGTAACGCATATGATGCAATACGCAGTAATCGTGCTCAAAGACTGACCGGAATTATTGGTGGCGATATAAGCCTCACTTCAACTGATGCCATCAATGGCGCCCAGATGTACAGCCTGTCTACTCTGACACAGGCAGGACTGAGCAGTAGCAGTACGGGGCTGAGCAGCTTAAGTAATGCTTCATCAGCAGCTTTGACTACTGTCAATGATCGCGTGGATACGCTGACCAGCACCACTCAATTAGGACTGGCTAGTGCCAGCACAGGCTTAACCAGCCTGAGCAGCAGTACTTCAACCGGTCTGACCAGTCTGACATCCAGTCTGAGTAGCACAAATCAGAACCTGACTACCCTGCAGCAAAATGCTCTGCAATGGAATGGTAGTGCTTATGATGCCGGTAGAAATGGTGCGCCTCAGCTTATTACAAATGTAGCGGCTGGCCGTGTTTCAGTGGATTCTACTGATGTAGTTAATGGTGGTCAGTTGTTCAGTCTGTCTAGCTCCACTTCAACCGGACTAAGCAGCCTGTCTACTAATCTGAATGAGGTCACAAAAAATCAGCTGGGTAGCCTATCTACTATTGTTAATGACAGTCTCAGTACGGTAACGAAAAATGTAAGCAGTCTGTCAACTGGTTTAATTGAAACCAATAGTAATGTGACAGCATTACAGCAGAATGCTTTGCTGAGAAATAGGATAAGTGGTAATTTCGATGCCAGCCGTGAGGGTAAGGATCAAAGACTGACCGGTATTGCAGCTGGAGACATCAATATTACTTCAAGTGATGCTATCAACGGTACTCAGATGTACAGCCTGTCTACTCTGACGCAGGCAGGACTGAGTAGTACTAGTACCGGACTAAGCAGCTTGAGCAGTGCCTCATCAGCAGCTTTGACTACGGTCAATGATCGCGTGGATACGTTGACCAGCACCACTCAATTAGGACTGGCTAGCGCCAGCACAGGCTTAACCAGCCTGAGCAGCAGTACTTCAACCGGTCTGACCAGTCTGGCATCCAGTCTGAGTAGCACAAATCAGAACCTGACCACCCTGCAGCAAAATGCCTTGCAGTGGAATAGCACACTGGGTGCTTATGATGCTGGTCATGGTAGCGGTACAGCTCAGCGTATTACCAATGTAGCAGCTGGTAGCGTGACAGTAGATTCTACCGATGCGGTAAACGGTAGCCAGCTGTATGCATTGTCTGGTTCTACTTCCACTGGTCTGAGCAGTCTGTCGACTGTAGTTTCATCAACTGTGATTTCAGGTATCAATAGTATCAGTAGCTCTATGTCTACCGGATATGAGAGTCTGTCACGCAGTATGAGTACAACAAGCGATAGCCTGAACAAACTAACTTCTAGCACGAGTACAGCTTTAAGCAGTCTGTCTACCAGCTATGATCTGACTCAGAAAGATGTGAAACAGCTGAAGGATAAGAGCCTGCAATGGGATGAGGATAAAGGTGGATTTGATGCTGGAAAGACAAATAGTCTGACCCGAGCTGCTACTTATGGCAAGGTTATCAATTTAGCTGATGGCTCGGTTGATCAGGGCTCACATGATGCAATTAATGGTGGACAGCTATACTTACTGAAAAATGATGTGACCAGCCTTTCTACAGGTACCAGCACTAGCTTGTCTTCATTAAACAGTGCTTTAAGTGAGTTATCCACAGGTAATATTATTACTAACATTACCAACCTGACTCAAAATGCCTTACTGTGGAATGGTAGTGCATATGATGCTAGTCATGGCAGTGCTACGGCACAACATATTACCAATGTGGCTGACGGTAATATGGCCAAAGGGTCTTTAGATGCTATTAATGCTGGTCAGCTGTGGGCTGTAAGACAAGATTATAATAATTTGTCTACAATGGTTAATAGCCTGCCAACCAGTAATGTTTCTGATGATTCGCTGAATAGTCTGTCTACATCAGTTAGCACAATTGTTGCTAGCCAGATTGCATCGATAGCTTCGGCTCTTGGTACTTCACGAAATTCAGCAGGAAGTATCAATCCACCCAAG